In Egibacteraceae bacterium, a single window of DNA contains:
- the folE gene encoding GTP cyclohydrolase I FolE: protein MTTSTLAPSAAASAACEVASHRRSIDLARAADAAAELLDALGLDATSPGLERTPTRIAEMFAELLTAAPFSATTFPNDGGYDELVVVTDIPFTSLCEHHLLPFRGVAHVGYLPGERIVGLSKLARLVDAFARRPQTQERMTTQVAGWLNDRLAPKGAGVVIEAEHLCMSIRGIRSAGARTVTSRLCGRLRDDQAARAEFLHLTRNSNAKAAP, encoded by the coding sequence GTGACCACCTCCACCCTCGCCCCGTCCGCCGCGGCGTCGGCAGCCTGCGAGGTGGCCTCGCACCGACGGTCGATCGATCTGGCCCGTGCCGCCGACGCCGCGGCAGAACTCCTCGATGCGCTCGGCCTCGACGCCACCTCGCCAGGCTTGGAGCGCACACCGACCCGGATCGCCGAGATGTTCGCCGAGCTGCTCACCGCTGCGCCGTTCTCGGCCACGACCTTCCCCAACGATGGCGGCTACGACGAGCTGGTCGTGGTCACCGACATCCCCTTCACGTCGCTGTGCGAACACCACCTGCTGCCGTTCCGTGGCGTCGCCCACGTCGGCTACCTCCCCGGCGAGCGCATCGTCGGGCTGTCCAAGCTCGCCCGACTCGTCGACGCGTTCGCCCGTCGGCCCCAGACCCAGGAACGGATGACCACCCAAGTCGCTGGCTGGCTCAACGACCGGCTCGCGCCCAAGGGCGCCGGCGTCGTCATCGAGGCCGAGCACCTGTGCATGAGCATCAGAGGCATCCGCTCCGCAGGTGCGCGCACCGTTACCTCCCGGCTATGCGGGAGGCTCCGTGACGATCAGGCAGCCCGTGCCGAGTTCCTGCACCTCACACGAAACAGCAACGCAAAGGCAGCACCATGA
- a CDS encoding helix-turn-helix domain-containing protein has translation MVKQTGDLERLCSLDDAKRRRLYDYVAGQRDPVTRDQASQALDIERSTAAYHLDKLVEGGLLTESFARPDGRGGPGAGRPAKHYERADTEVAVSVPSRDYQLVAELLARAIEADPHGTVRSELEKAARTHGTALADDRDPIDDLADALSDLGFEPYDDDDGVIRLRNCPFHRLARDHTELVCGMNL, from the coding sequence ATGGTCAAGCAGACGGGTGACCTCGAGCGGCTGTGCAGCCTCGATGACGCCAAGCGCCGGAGGCTCTACGACTACGTCGCGGGCCAGCGCGATCCCGTCACCCGCGATCAGGCCAGCCAGGCGCTGGACATCGAGCGGTCCACCGCCGCCTACCACCTCGACAAGCTCGTCGAGGGGGGGCTGCTCACCGAGTCGTTCGCCCGCCCCGACGGCCGCGGAGGACCCGGCGCGGGGCGTCCCGCCAAGCACTACGAGCGCGCCGACACCGAAGTCGCGGTCAGCGTCCCCTCGCGCGATTACCAACTCGTCGCGGAGCTGCTCGCGCGCGCGATCGAAGCCGACCCGCACGGGACCGTGCGCTCGGAGCTCGAGAAGGCCGCCCGGACCCATGGCACAGCACTGGCGGACGACCGGGACCCCATCGACGACCTCGCCGACGCCCTCTCGGACCTCGGGTTCGAGCCCTACGACGACGACGACGGCGTCATCAGGCTGCGCAACTGTCCGTTCCACCGGCTCGCCCGCGACCACACCGAACTCGTGTGCGGCATGAACCTCG